A window of Bacteroidota bacterium contains these coding sequences:
- a CDS encoding YqaE/Pmp3 family membrane protein has protein sequence MALKEQGYETDTNTFLLLILAILLPPLAVYLHQGEINTKFWITLILWLLGWVFWGALAWVPALPAIIYAILVILGSA, from the coding sequence ATGGCTCTTAAAGAGCAGGGCTATGAAACTGACACAAACACTTTTCTTTTATTGATACTTGCCATTTTATTACCTCCCCTGGCTGTATACCTACACCAGGGAGAAATCAATACTAAATTCTGGATCACATTAATTCTCTGGTTACTGGGTTGGGTTTTCTGGGGAGCATTAGCATGGGTACCAGCATTACCTGCAATTATATATGCAATACTTGTTATTTTAGGCAGCGCATAA
- a CDS encoding sugar phosphate isomerase/epimerase produces the protein MNRGRRDFIRNSSFTIAGLGLLQSDLFSVLKDKGLLGIQLYSVRDAMRIDPIGTLKQLAEMGYQYVEHANYIDRKFYGFPAKEFKKILHDLRLKMPSGHTVMDKNHWDETKKDFTDAWKWTVEDAAEMGQEIVISPSLNESMRKTADDLKQYMEIFNKSGELCKKSGMKFGYHNHDFEFSTKLGDKTVYELILENTDPKLVVQQLDTGNMYHTGARAQDWLKKYPGRFRSMHVKDEIKTDKGEKDGQYESCILDKGIVNIKEVLELGEKVGGTKHFIIEQESYQGRLPLDCMKDNLIIMKTWGY, from the coding sequence ATGAATAGAGGCAGAAGAGATTTTATCCGCAACAGTTCGTTTACTATCGCAGGTTTAGGTTTACTACAAAGCGATCTCTTTTCAGTATTAAAAGACAAAGGGCTGCTTGGTATTCAGTTGTATTCTGTAAGAGATGCTATGAGAATCGACCCGATTGGCACATTGAAGCAACTGGCAGAAATGGGATACCAGTATGTTGAACATGCCAATTATATAGACCGGAAGTTTTATGGCTTCCCAGCTAAGGAGTTTAAAAAAATACTACATGACCTAAGGTTGAAAATGCCGAGTGGACATACGGTAATGGATAAAAACCATTGGGATGAAACAAAGAAGGATTTCACCGATGCATGGAAATGGACCGTTGAGGATGCAGCTGAAATGGGGCAGGAAATTGTTATCAGCCCATCGCTGAATGAGAGTATGCGTAAAACTGCCGATGACCTGAAGCAGTACATGGAAATATTTAATAAAAGCGGGGAGCTTTGTAAGAAATCGGGTATGAAATTTGGCTATCATAACCATGATTTTGAATTCAGTACAAAGCTTGGCGACAAAACTGTATACGAATTGATATTGGAAAACACGGACCCCAAATTAGTGGTCCAGCAGCTGGATACCGGGAATATGTACCACACAGGTGCCCGTGCACAGGATTGGCTGAAAAAGTATCCCGGACGTTTTAGAAGCATGCATGTGAAGGATGAGATAAAAACGGATAAAGGAGAAAAGGACGGCCAATATGAAAGCTGTATACTGGACAAAGGAATTGTAAATATTAAAGAAGTACTGGAGCTTGGCGAAAAAGTTGGCGGCACAAAGCATTTCATTATCGAACAAGAAAGCTACCAGGGTAGATTACCGTTGGACTGTATGAAAGATAACCTCATCATTATGAAAACATGGGGCTATTGA
- a CDS encoding RNA-binding protein: MNLFVAGLPYDLDDAELEEIFEKFGKVVSAKVSMDRETGKSRGFGFVKMENAADGQEAIEMLKGIFLGKKELIVKEAEDRPGGGGGQRPGGDSRGGGGGFNRRPPGGGYGGGGGYSGGGGNDRRRY; encoded by the coding sequence ATGAACTTATTTGTCGCTGGCCTCCCCTATGATTTAGATGATGCAGAACTGGAAGAAATTTTTGAAAAGTTTGGAAAAGTAGTTTCAGCAAAGGTTTCTATGGACAGGGAAACAGGTAAAAGCCGTGGCTTTGGATTTGTAAAAATGGAAAATGCTGCCGATGGCCAGGAAGCTATCGAAATGCTTAAAGGAATTTTTCTTGGCAAGAAAGAACTGATCGTAAAAGAAGCTGAGGATAGACCAGGTGGTGGCGGTGGGCAACGTCCGGGTGGAGATAGCCGTGGTGGCGGTGGTGGTTTCAATAGAAGACCACCAGGTGGAGGATACGGTGGTGGTGGTGGATATAGCGGCGGCGGAGGCAATGACAGAAGAAGATATTGA
- a CDS encoding winged helix-turn-helix transcriptional regulator produces the protein MRRDVFQAIADPTRRAILVLVATQAMTPNAMAEKFDTTRQAVSKHIKVLTECELVKQQHNGREIYYYLNAKKMKEVADWLEPFRQIWESRFNQLDTLLATLKKKGNAK, from the coding sequence ATGAGACGTGATGTTTTCCAGGCAATAGCCGACCCGACACGAAGAGCCATATTGGTATTGGTAGCAACACAAGCTATGACACCAAATGCAATGGCTGAAAAGTTTGACACTACAAGGCAGGCTGTATCTAAACATATTAAAGTGCTCACTGAATGTGAACTGGTAAAACAACAGCATAACGGCAGGGAGATCTATTACTATTTAAACGCAAAAAAAATGAAAGAAGTCGCTGACTGGCTTGAACCATTCCGCCAAATATGGGAAAGCCGCTTTAACCAACTCGATACTCTTTTAGCAACGCTCAAAAAGAAAGGCAATGCAAAATAA
- a CDS encoding SRPBCC domain-containing protein, with the protein MQNNKVRIERIFDAPVELVWQAWTKPELLMLWFGSDPNGTVQKAEVDLRVGGAYEINFKDSDLTEHACHGIFIEIVKKSKLVFSWEWKSEPGHISQVEVNLFAFGEKTKMIFEHKNLNPDSIHNYESGWIGGFNKIDKALKTKQ; encoded by the coding sequence ATGCAAAATAATAAGGTCCGCATTGAAAGAATTTTTGATGCACCGGTAGAATTGGTATGGCAGGCATGGACAAAACCTGAATTGCTGATGCTTTGGTTTGGATCTGATCCAAATGGAACAGTACAGAAAGCAGAAGTTGATCTAAGAGTTGGTGGTGCTTATGAAATTAATTTCAAAGATTCTGATTTAACAGAACATGCATGTCATGGTATATTTATTGAGATAGTTAAAAAAAGTAAGCTTGTATTCAGTTGGGAATGGAAAAGCGAACCGGGTCATATTTCGCAGGTGGAAGTAAACCTGTTTGCTTTCGGAGAAAAAACCAAAATGATCTTTGAACATAAAAACTTAAATCCTGATTCAATTCATAACTATGAAAGCGGCTGGATTGGTGGCTTCAATAAAATTGATAAAGCATTAAAAACAAAACAATGA